One Mucilaginibacter ginkgonis genomic region harbors:
- a CDS encoding bifunctional 3,4-dihydroxy-2-butanone-4-phosphate synthase/GTP cyclohydrolase II, which translates to MLNTIPEAIEAIKAGKTIIVVDDEDRENEGDFLTAARNATPETINFMVTHGRGLVCAPISLERAQQLELSPMVGQNTASHETNFTVSVDLLTQGCTTGISATDRSKTILSLINENTQPQDLGRPGHIFPLIAKDGGVLRRAGHTEAAIDLSVMAGFEPAGVICEIMDENGDMARLPQLLQIAKRFDLKIVSIKDLIAYRLTTESLIKREISVKMPTEWGDFDMVAYTQIDTGEHHLALIKGTWEPGEEVLVRVHSSCVTGDIFGSCRCDCGPQLHKAMEIISKEGKGAIVYMNQEGRGIGLINKLKAYHLQENGLDTVEANIKLGFKMDQRDYGVGAQIIRSLGISKMRLLTNNPKKRAGLVGYGLEVVENIPIEIASNPHNENYLKTKRDKMDHAILLNH; encoded by the coding sequence ATGCTGAACACTATACCCGAAGCCATTGAAGCTATTAAGGCTGGTAAAACTATCATAGTTGTTGATGACGAAGACCGCGAAAACGAAGGCGACTTTTTAACAGCGGCCAGGAATGCCACCCCGGAGACCATCAACTTTATGGTCACTCACGGGCGTGGGCTTGTATGCGCACCAATTTCGTTAGAACGGGCACAACAATTGGAGCTATCCCCAATGGTTGGACAAAATACGGCCTCGCACGAAACTAACTTTACGGTTTCTGTTGACTTGTTAACGCAGGGCTGCACTACCGGTATATCTGCCACCGACAGATCAAAAACTATTTTGTCTTTAATAAATGAAAATACCCAGCCGCAAGACTTGGGAAGGCCCGGGCATATCTTCCCGCTAATTGCTAAAGATGGCGGTGTGTTGCGTCGTGCAGGGCACACAGAGGCGGCTATCGATCTGTCAGTAATGGCAGGATTTGAGCCTGCTGGTGTGATCTGTGAGATAATGGATGAAAACGGCGACATGGCCAGGTTGCCGCAATTGCTGCAGATCGCAAAGAGATTTGATCTGAAAATTGTTTCAATAAAGGACCTCATCGCCTATCGTCTCACAACGGAATCTCTTATTAAAAGAGAGATTTCTGTAAAAATGCCAACCGAATGGGGGGATTTTGATATGGTGGCCTACACCCAAATCGACACCGGCGAGCATCATCTGGCTTTAATTAAAGGGACTTGGGAGCCGGGCGAGGAAGTACTGGTACGTGTGCACAGTTCATGCGTTACCGGCGACATATTTGGTTCTTGCCGCTGTGATTGTGGTCCTCAATTGCATAAAGCGATGGAGATTATCAGCAAAGAAGGTAAAGGCGCAATTGTTTACATGAACCAGGAAGGGCGTGGTATTGGCTTAATCAACAAACTTAAAGCTTATCACTTACAAGAGAATGGCTTAGATACCGTTGAAGCCAATATTAAACTTGGCTTTAAAATGGACCAGCGCGATTACGGCGTTGGTGCACAGATCATCCGCAGCCTGGGCATTTCTAAGATGCGCTTATTAACCAACAATCCAAAAAAACGAGCCGGTTTGGTAGGTTAT
- a CDS encoding LptF/LptG family permease, whose translation MKKIHLLILKSFIRPFIVTFFVVMFVLLMLFLFKYIDDLIGKGFQWYIILELMAYSSATNVAMALPLSVLLSSIMTYGSLGENYELVAIKSAGISLRRAMYPMIIVISVLAISAFLFSDYMLPIANLKFYSLLYDARQQKSAFLIKEGVFNNSFQGYSIRVDRKDPDGQTLHGIMIYQRNPAENNNNVLFAKEGLQYRTPNNQYLVLQLKDGIRYEENPGQYGNNNRQRFTRFRFKTTEQKFDLSVFDLKRTAESDFSRNFQMMNAKQLRHYRDSTQHHIDSGATTNFRLVGAYYRYFAFPHKYKNKTVAYIPYKPDSVVKDRIQDLNIKSTAIANASNEATSIKNAIKLRADNYKNVSREIRSSIVEYQKKFTLSVACLALFLIGAPLGAIIRKGGLGLPVVVSVIFFLIYYIISTIGEKSVKEGDMSPLVGMWIAIFVLTPIGLFLSYKAATDSVLFDVDLYKKFFSKFIPKRFQKNAAR comes from the coding sequence TTGAAAAAGATACATCTTTTAATTCTTAAGTCATTCATCAGGCCGTTTATCGTCACGTTTTTCGTGGTGATGTTCGTGTTGTTGATGTTATTCCTCTTCAAATACATCGACGACCTTATAGGCAAAGGCTTTCAGTGGTATATCATCCTCGAGCTAATGGCTTACTCGTCCGCCACTAATGTAGCAATGGCGTTGCCGCTATCTGTGCTGTTATCATCCATCATGACATACGGCTCCTTAGGAGAGAACTACGAACTGGTGGCCATCAAGTCGGCCGGCATTTCGCTAAGAAGAGCTATGTACCCCATGATCATTGTAATCAGTGTTCTGGCCATATCGGCTTTCTTGTTTTCTGATTACATGCTGCCTATCGCCAATCTTAAGTTTTATTCATTACTGTATGATGCCAGGCAGCAAAAGTCTGCGTTCCTGATTAAAGAGGGCGTATTTAACAATAGCTTTCAGGGATATTCCATCCGGGTAGATCGTAAAGACCCCGACGGTCAAACGCTTCACGGCATTATGATCTATCAGCGTAATCCTGCAGAGAATAACAATAATGTGTTGTTTGCGAAGGAGGGCCTCCAGTATCGTACGCCAAACAATCAATACCTGGTATTGCAGTTAAAGGACGGCATTAGGTACGAGGAGAATCCCGGGCAGTACGGCAACAACAATAGGCAGCGTTTTACACGGTTTAGGTTTAAAACTACCGAGCAAAAGTTTGACCTTTCTGTTTTCGATTTGAAACGTACTGCGGAGAGCGACTTTAGCCGCAACTTTCAAATGATGAACGCTAAGCAGCTGCGTCATTACCGCGACTCAACGCAGCATCATATAGACAGTGGCGCTACCACTAATTTTAGACTTGTTGGGGCATACTACCGATACTTCGCTTTCCCGCATAAATACAAAAATAAAACGGTGGCTTATATACCTTATAAACCAGACTCTGTTGTAAAAGATCGCATCCAGGATCTAAACATAAAGTCGACAGCAATTGCAAATGCCTCAAATGAAGCCACATCTATTAAGAACGCAATAAAGCTACGTGCGGATAATTACAAAAATGTTTCGCGCGAGATACGAAGTTCCATTGTAGAATACCAGAAGAAGTTTACGCTATCTGTAGCCTGCCTTGCCCTGTTTTTAATCGGCGCGCCCTTAGGAGCAATTATCCGTAAAGGAGGATTAGGGTTGCCGGTTGTTGTATCGGTTATATTCTTCCTTATCTATTATATTATTTCTACCATAGGTGAGAAGTCGGTTAAGGAAGGCGACATGTCGCCATTGGTAGGTATGTGGATAGCTATCTTTGTGTTAACCCCAATCGGACTTTTTCTTTCCTACAAAGCAGCTACAGATTCGGTATTGTTTGATGTCGACCTTTATAAAAAGTTCTTTTCGAAATTTATTCCCAAACGTTTTCAGAAAAACGCCGCAAGGTGA
- a CDS encoding GIY-YIG nuclease family protein yields the protein MFTVYVLHSPLHNQIYVGYTADLQQRFLSHNELATKGHTIKYRPWVIAHTEVFKSKSETLKREKELKSQQGRKFIWNLVHEINKV from the coding sequence ATGTTTACGGTATACGTTTTGCATTCGCCTTTACACAATCAGATCTACGTTGGTTATACGGCCGACCTGCAACAGCGCTTTTTATCACATAACGAACTTGCAACTAAGGGGCACACCATAAAATATCGACCTTGGGTGATTGCACATACGGAGGTTTTCAAATCTAAAAGCGAAACGCTTAAACGGGAAAAAGAATTAAAGTCGCAGCAAGGGCGTAAATTCATTTGGAATTTAGTTCACGAGATCAACAAAGTGTAG
- a CDS encoding START-like domain-containing protein: protein MSEKKKFHIEYEIKSSPRILFNFISEPNGLMQWFADQVLARDNDYTFIWDDGEQQKAKLLIYKENKLVRFKWLDDEPQCYFEMEVVQDELTNDVALSITDFATQESIAERKQIWDSQIQYLVSVIGA, encoded by the coding sequence ATGTCCGAAAAAAAGAAATTTCATATTGAATATGAGATTAAGTCTTCTCCACGTATTCTTTTCAATTTTATAAGTGAACCCAACGGTTTAATGCAGTGGTTTGCCGACCAGGTGCTGGCACGAGATAACGACTACACGTTTATTTGGGATGATGGAGAGCAGCAGAAAGCAAAGTTGCTTATCTACAAAGAGAATAAGCTGGTACGATTTAAATGGCTCGACGACGAACCGCAATGCTATTTTGAGATGGAAGTAGTGCAGGATGAACTTACCAATGATGTGGCATTAAGTATAACTGATTTTGCAACGCAAGAATCGATTGCAGAACGCAAACAAATCTGGGACAGTCAAATACAATATCTGGTGAGCGTTATAGGCGCTTAA
- a CDS encoding DUF4397 domain-containing protein: MKKTKYIFLGLLALSAVACKKSVITQFGDVKTGTNLKFVQTAPGLPAVDGYVNGTKITPSQSLSVTDNSLTTSITTGIIYNYTGSTTTYLGLFPGSNYAVVGSGATAIKVVTTTNVPALATAQTSAPGTTIGSVTQNTSDDSYYTIFTLGLPGSATAPVGIKVIEDKFTQTDGTKAYVRFANMIPNATSALDLASTVTLTGASAATTTTFATNVAYGSASDFIAVPVNSSGLSSYTFQAYATATTTKVGAVSSTVSLAPGRYYTIIGRGLAADYAVPGTTITLKASARPATSTLPEIYFAPAQLVFYTNK; the protein is encoded by the coding sequence ATGAAAAAAACAAAATATATATTTCTGGGCTTGCTGGCGCTTAGCGCGGTAGCATGTAAAAAAAGCGTAATTACTCAGTTTGGCGATGTTAAAACCGGTACAAACTTAAAGTTTGTGCAAACAGCTCCGGGTTTACCTGCGGTTGACGGTTATGTAAACGGTACCAAGATCACACCGTCACAGTCGCTTTCTGTTACAGATAACAGCCTGACTACCTCAATTACCACCGGTATCATTTATAACTATACCGGTTCTACAACAACTTACCTGGGGCTGTTCCCGGGTAGCAACTATGCGGTTGTAGGTTCTGGTGCAACTGCTATCAAAGTGGTGACAACCACAAACGTACCGGCCTTAGCAACGGCACAAACATCTGCGCCGGGCACCACAATTGGTTCTGTTACACAAAACACCTCAGATGATTCTTATTACACCATCTTTACTTTAGGACTTCCGGGGTCTGCTACCGCACCTGTAGGCATTAAAGTTATTGAAGATAAATTCACACAAACAGATGGCACAAAAGCTTACGTGCGTTTTGCCAACATGATCCCTAATGCTACAAGCGCGTTAGATCTGGCATCAACCGTAACGCTTACCGGCGCGTCGGCTGCAACTACAACTACATTTGCTACAAATGTTGCTTATGGCAGTGCAAGCGATTTTATCGCGGTTCCGGTTAATAGCTCAGGCCTATCAAGTTATACCTTCCAGGCATATGCTACAGCTACAACTACAAAAGTTGGAGCAGTATCAAGCACCGTATCATTAGCGCCGGGCAGATATTATACCATTATAGGTCGTGGCCTGGCTGCTGACTACGCTGTACCGGGCACCACGATTACATTAAAAGCATCTGCAAGGCCGGCAACATCAACATTGCCCGAGATTTACTTTGCACCTGCACAGTTGGTATTTTATACCAATAAATAA